One Ananas comosus cultivar F153 unplaced genomic scaffold, ASM154086v1, whole genome shotgun sequence genomic window, ctcgtttcgaccggttcagctgttttggaaccaatggcactgacggatttgagttctgatgcacggttgtcgagaaaaaggggtttgatcgGTTTACATATAGAAATATATGTGGTTTTGTAGTTGAATCCGATGAGGGTgggtttcgtcgtgaatcggaaaccaaatcggatgaaacaaAATACTAGATTCGATACACTAGTCGTGCCGATCGCGCTGGCGCAATCCGATCGATAAACCGATGGACGGATTGGCGGGAATCGTGAATTGAACGCAAATGGGTCAAAatgcaatttgaaatttatcgcGAGAAACCTAACATTTTATGGATCGAATTGCGAGATTTCTAATACTGAGGGTCCTGCGCGCGTATTTTACCTGTGGACAGGGACTTGGTCGGAAATATTAGGTTACGGAGGGCTAAAGTGCAAAATgcacatgtgtatatatatttaggattaGGGTTCACAATGGAACCCTGACCCTAATCCGCCAACCCTAGCCCTCCCTGTGCACCAGCCGCCTAGGAGGCCCCCTGCCCACGCCGTGCTTGCACCCCGGCGGCCGGcagtcgccgccgtcgccggaaaAGGCTTTCCCAAGCTCCAaccttcctccctctccctccacctTGGCCGAGGAAGTTCCAAGCACCATCCTGAGCCGGCCAGGCCTCGGGTGAGGTGAGCCCCGACCCAGGCACCCCCACCGGCACCGTCACCGCCGACCCCCACCGTCGCCgtgcgccgccggagccgccgtAGCCNTTTTACATCCTCCGGTTTTTTTCTCACAACGATGATACCGTTTCAAATAAAACACAAATAGCCTTAAAATTAATTCTACAACGACACACACCAAAACATCTTACTCAACTATTTCAACCTTGAATAATGAATACATACTCTCTACTCAACTTTAAGATCAAATGTGAGACAAAAATACAACTCTATTGTTCTTCTTCCACCAATTCCCAATACTTAGGGTgtttatcctaaaaaaaaaaaaaaaaaaaaaaaaaaaaaaaggccttaTTTCAATGCCTTGGACAATAAGCCCTTTCTTCCAGTTCCGTCCTCTGATCTCCCTCAAGCTCATCTCAACCTCGCCGTCCTCCCCGGTCTCATTGTAGAACTCCCCCATCTCCACCTCCATCCAACCGTCGCTCCTCGTCCGCGGAGATATCACCCCAGCATCCATAGTTTCCTGCGGCATTTTGCGTCCTCTGCGCCAAAAGGGCCGGAGCGTATCGCGCATAATTTGCTGTGTACCAGCATCAGGTTGGAGGCACACTGTGTGTTTCGACTCGACACCGCCCAGAGTTACGCAGGTTTCTTGCTTCGGGCAGTGAAGGCCGTGCCAGTCGTCTGCTATTTTGAAGACGAGATACGCAGCATATGCCGTTTTCGGGGAGAGCGCGCTGCTTCCAATCCTGCCAACAATCTCCAACCAGCACACGTCGAGTAGCTCAGCAACCTCCCCAAACCTGATAAAAAATAGAAGAGTTTCACAGTATAGTTGGCATTGCATTCGTGTGGCTTCTTTTCTTAGTATGGAAGCCACAACACACTTTTCACATCTCAATTACTGCTACATTTTCAACTACTGCAAATAAGTCCTAAGATGTCGGCGACGGTAGATAAGAATTTTCGATCTGGGGTTCAACTACTGCAGATAACTTGTAACGAATAGGTTGACAACAAAAGATAAGGACTTTCGATCTGGACTAACTTGAGGCTGGGACCAATACCTGGGAATGCACCTTAGATTGTAGTTGTTAATTCGTAACCAAAATAGAAAGAagcaaaactttttaaaaaaaagccaGTGTATTTGCAAGTTAATGCGTGTCGAAGTAGAAAACAACTCGATCAGAGCATTTCAAAACCTTAGGCTcctattttttatgcaatttttcatATGTGTTGCTTGTTTCTCATGCTTCGGTGCACGGACGCAGCAAAAACTATACCCGCTATATTCTATGTAGGATTGGTGGTCAAATGTATAACTTAGTgctagatataaattttactttagGACAGTGCACTACACCTAACAACATAAGAGGTAACTTATCACGAGCAAATGCGCAACTGAATCAATATAGTTGTT contains:
- the LOC109704820 gene encoding F-box protein At2g02240-like (The sequence of the model RefSeq protein was modified relative to this genomic sequence to represent the inferred CDS: added 112 bases not found in genome assembly) — its product is ILSRAAAAVDLGCSSKKDLFFRLCHHPLLLLHAPTPISFWLDKSSGAKCYMLSARALSIAWGDTPEYWAWNRIPDARFGEVAELLDVCWLEIVGRIGSSALSPKTAYAAYLVFKIADDWHGLHCPKQETCVTLGGVESKHTVCLQPDAGTQQIMRDTLRPFWRRGRKMPQETMDAGVISPRTRSDGWMEVEMGEFYNETGEDGEVEMSLREIRGRNWKKGLIVQGIEIRVK